The following proteins are co-located in the Psilocybe cubensis strain MGC-MH-2018 chromosome 5, whole genome shotgun sequence genome:
- a CDS encoding dTDP-6-deoxy-L-talose 4-dehydrogenase (NAD(+)), which produces MKIVVTGCNGRVGQRVVKASLERGHSVLGVDVIDQSLEHQEAHWIKKDPTMFSFKKADLRNYDTVLKLLAGYDAVIHLAAFPNPDDYIVKAHNSNVVISWNMLRACAELGIDKVAQASSVNVIGMAYCQKSRLHYFPIDELHPCETDEPYGLSKIICEMQADVITRRYESMRVASLRLHWSVPSKSKANVVDGREKDLWGYVQEDSAANAFMLAIAESDKWTGHERFFIAAPTTAVDVETLSLLEKYWPQVPIKEGVSLTGTQGLFDCSKAAKLLGWHHAD; this is translated from the exons ATGAAAATCGTCGTTACAGGTTGTAACGGAAGAGTAGGGCAACGTGTAGTTAAAGCCTCCCTGGAGCGGGGACACAGTGTCTTGGGCGTCGATGTTATCGACCAGTCTCTAGAGCATCAGGAGGCTCATTGGATAAAGAAGGACCCCACCATGTTCAGCTTCAAGAAGGCCGATCTTCGAAATTATGATACAGTCCTTAAACTTCTTGCAGGATATGATGCAGTCATTCACCTCGCTGCTTTTCCTAACCCTGATGATTACATAGTGAAGGCACACAATAG CAATGTGGTTATTTCTTGGAACATGTTGCGTGCTTGTGCAGAGTTAGGGATTGATAAAGTCGCTCAAGCCTCCTCTGTCAACGTAATCGGCATGGCGTACTGTCAAAAATCCAGGCTTCATTATTTCCCCATCGACGAACTCCATCCATGCGAAACTGACGAACCATACGGACTTTCTAAAAT TATTTGTGAGATGCAAGCAGACGTTATCACCCGTCGATATGAAAGCATGAGAGTGGCCAGCTTGCGATTACATTGGTCAGTTCCCAGCAAATCAAAGGCCAATGTCGTCGACGGAAGAGAAAAGGACCTGTGGGGTTACGTCCAAGAAGATTCGGCCGCTAATGCATTCATGTTGGCCATTGCGGAATCTGACAAATGGACAGGCCACGAGCGCTTCTTCATAGCTGCACCAACTACAGCGGTCGACGTGGAGACATTATCGTTGTTGGAGAAATACTGGCCTCAAGTGCCTATCAAAGAAGGAGTGTCCTTGACTGGTACTCAAGGGCTGTTTGATTGCTCTAAGGCCGCCAAGCTCCTAGGTTGGCACCACGCGGATTAA
- a CDS encoding Nitrogen permease regulator 3-like protein produces MAETLLALLLVTNSAKGSNLVFRWPESPQSSPRLSRSRPDPKLSLSQLDNPWKASHSQDALERAEVLPPKDYAHDPEYRWERPNALRDRSLSYSHESGRASPSRDMAYSFDKVSSPDEYDHVLGYSGEFLANVLCPHKAMCHQKFELVVDDLAFIGHPVCADSDTRWSFKPEKIKPGSRGREERDLDSSSSPHIAENSTSLSPELTGSEPPSSGKAPWLHTFHLVLVLDLPDPSSSASGNLAKYFNTLYEQIAFTLTAVLYQEQVLSNFVEEECDVLLSLKETCITNGEPYSKYSASALEISSIAPAMKTIFEAIKSSSMAYVTINYLPLELQLPPYLDSLLHSQDDQDADSIDPYDDDPTLTWGEHMNLGWKLPTMAPWKTLLLLDIDNEMDPHQILNGPHGNADDKTLAEGLVRFLETASVTLSLYDMANLLDWDLESQVYPIVRWLVLHRRAKVVDVVHAGLKTAFALSPKFGSTLSQLSTEFHDAFPHPAIPPLAQILATVSASTSKQTDNHFFASVVKSKELIPMYHDVVLWMLKRDILTTLHLRIRVVATRELKLRVKEERDRKIMQSGGSVKFHKRSKSGSDNGDSVSRTRNPSFFLSPRSARNFARRISSNESGKSEISELNFDIDEPMHRLVEEEEASDSEQDNSEVDDQEESGWDTTEDHLSPSMINDPGKATPMQRRWLSAMSDGKDPAIAKRFELINQYFDGKKSDDEILYRAEISRKQLREVLHHYEDYLQTFLHPS; encoded by the exons ATGGCGGAGACATTACTTGCCCTTCTACTTGTTACCAACTCCGCCAAAGGCTCAAATCTCGTCTTCCGATGGCCCGAATCGCCTCAGTCATCTCCTCGACTCAGCCGCTCGCGCCCGGACCCAAAGCTTTCATTATCTCAACTTGACAACCCATGGAAAGCATCCCATTCACAAGACGCGTTGGAGAGAGCCGAAGTTTTGCCACCCAAAGACTACGCTCACGACCCAGAATATCGTTGGGAACGACCAAACGCCCTCCGAGATAGATCCCTCTCGTATTCGCATGAATCCGGTCGGGCATCTCCTTCACGGGATATGGCATATAGCTTTGACAAAGTTTCATCGCCAGACGAATATGACCATGTGTTGGGATATTCAGGAGAGTTCCTTGCAAATGTACTATGCCCACACAAGGCAATGTGTCACCAGAAGTTTGAACTGGTGGTAGATGATCTTGCATTCATAGGACATCCCGTCTGCGCGGATTCCGATACTCGTTGGTCCTTCAAACCGGAGAAAATCAAGCCTGGTTCTAGAGGGCGCGAGGAGCGGGATCTGGATAGCTCTTCTTCGCCTCATATTGCAGAGAATTCCACCTCACTAAGCCCAGAATTAACTGGTTCTGAGCCGCCATCTTCAGGCAAGGCTCCATGGCTCCATACATTCCATTTAGTGCTGGTACTCGACCTCCCTGATCCTTCCTCGTCCGCGTCCGGAAATTTagcaaaatatttcaacACCCTATACGAACAAATCGCTTTCACTCTTACAGCCGTTTTATACCAAGAACAAGTTTTATCCAATTTTGTAGAAGAAGAGTGCGATGTACTGTTATCCCTTAAAGAGACCTGCATTACAAACG GAGAACCATATTCGAAGTATTCCGCCAGTGCTCTCGAAATTTCATCAATCGCCCCCGCCATGAAGACGATATTTGAAGCTATAAAATCTTCCTCTATGGCCTACGTTACTATCAATTACCTTCCCCTCGAGCTCCAACTCCCACCCTATCTTGACAGTCTCTTACATAGCCAAGACGATCAAGACGCAGACAGTATTGATCCCTATGATGATGACCCAACATTGACTTGGGGCGAACACATGAATCTCGGGTGGAAACTGCCTACCATGGCACCATGGAAGACTTTGTTGCTTTTGGATATCGACAATGAAATGGATCCACATCAAATACTTAACGGTCCTCATGGAAATGCGGACGACAAGACATTAGCAGAGGGACTTGTTCGGTTCCTGGAGACTGCGTCTGTAACGTTATC TCTCTATGACATGGCAAACCTTTTAGACTGGGATCTGGAATCTCAAGTATATCCCATTGTCCGTTGGCTTGTACTTCATCGAAGGGCCAAGGTTGTGGATGTAGTTCATGCGGGATTAAAAACCGCCTTTGCTCTGTCGCCCAAGTTTGGGTCAAC ACTTTCACAGTTATCCACCGAATTCCATGACGCATTTCCACACCCTGCCATCCCTCCTCTGGCTCAAATCCTTGCAACAGTGTCGGCTTCAACATCAAAGCAAACAGACAACCACTTTTTCGCCTCGGTCGTGAAATCAAAGGAGTTGATTCCCATGTACCATGACGTAGTTCTTTGGATGCTGAAGAGAGATATTCTAACTACTCTACACTTACGAATTCGCGTGGTTGCCACCCGGGAATTGAAGCTTCGTGTCAAAGAGGAGAGAGACAGAAAGATAATGCAATCTGGAGGTTCTGTTAAATTCCATAAACGGTCAAAGTCTGGATCGGACAACGGGGATAGCGTCTCTAGAACAAGAAACCCGTCGTTCTTTCTTAGCCCGAGGTCAGCACGCAATTTTGCAAGACGGATTTCGTCGAACGAGTCAGGGAAGAGCGAAATAAGCGAGTTGAACTTTGACATTGACGAACCAATGCATAGGTTggtcgaggaggaggaggccaGTGATTCTGAACAAGATAATTCTGAAGTTGATGACCAAGAGGAATCAGGATGGGATACTACAGAAGATCATCTTTCGCCCAGTATGATAAATGACCCTGGTAAAGCTACGCCAATGCAGCGCCGCTGGCTTTCTGCAATGTCGGACGGTAAAGACCCTGCCATCGCAAAGCGATTCGAACT TATAAATCAATATTTCGATGGCAAAAAATCGGATGATGAGATTCTATATCGCGCTGAAATATCTAGGAAGCAGCTACGAGAGGTCCTTCATCATTACGAGGACTAT TTGCAGACCTTCTTGCATCCTTCATGA